CGTAAAGCTGCGAAAGATGTTGCTGATATTTCGGATCAATATGGCCTTCGTGTTGACCCTAACGCTAAAATTGAAAATATATCTGTAGGAATGCAACAAAGAGTAGAAATACTAAAGACGTTGTATCGAGGGGCGGATATTCTAATCTTCGATGAACCTACAGCAGCATTAACCCCCCAAGAGATTAAAGAACTTATTCAAATTATGAAGAATCTTATTAAAGAAGGAAAGTCCATCATTCTCATTACTCATAAACTGAAAGAAATTATGCAAGTGTGTGACCGTTGTACGGTTATCCGCCGCGGTAAAGGGATCGGTACAGTAAATGTAGCTGATTCTACAGAAAATAGCTTAGCTGAAATGATGGTAGGACGAGAAGTTACATTTGCTGTGGATAAAACAGCAGCCACTCCAAAAGAGGTCGTACTGTCAGTAAAAGATTTACATGTGCAAGATAGTAGAGGCGTTGATATGGTTAACGGCTTAAATCTTGACGTCCGTGCAGGGGAAATCATAGGGGTAGCTGGTGTTGAAGGAAACGGTCAGTCTGAATTGATTGAAGCTATAACAGGACTAAACGTTCCTAAGAAGGGAACGATTCATCTTTCTGGAGAAGATATTACATCTTATAAACCGCGTAAAGTGACAGAAGCTGGTATCGGGCACATTCCACAAGATCGTCATAAACATGGTCTGGTACTTGACTTTACTGTAGGAGAAAATATTTTATTACAGACGTATTATCAGAAGCCTTATACATCTAATGGTATTTTAAATTATCCTAGAATGTACGATAAAGCACGTCAATTAATAGAAGAATATGATGTTAGAACACCAAGTGAACGAACGTTAGCAAGAGCACTTTCTGGAGGAAATCAGCAAAAAGCTATTATCGCTCGGGAAGTAGATAGGTCCCCTGATCTCTTGATTGCAGCGCAGCCTACACGTGGACTTGATGTAGGGGCAATTGAATTCATTCATAAAAAACTAGTAGAAGAAAGAGATAAAGGCCGTGCGGTTTTACTAGTCTCTCTTGAACTTGATGAAGTATTAAACCTCAGTGATCGCATTGCTGTTATCTACGAAGGTAAAATTGTCGCTATTGTGGATGCAAAGGCGACAAGTGAGAAAGAGTTAGGGCTTCTAATGGCCGGGGGCAAAAAGGAAGCAGGTGAACAACAGTCATGACAAATTTAGTAAAAAATAAATTATTTGGACTAGTAATCCCGCTTATAGCCATTGGATTTGGTTTTCTGGCAGGGGCTGTCATTATGCTCGTTAGTGGTAACAATCCAATCGATGGTTACGTAGCTCTTTTCCAAGGTGTCTTCGGAGATGCTTATTACTTTGGAGAGACATTGCAGCGAATGACCCCGCTTATTTTTTCCGGACTGGCAGTTGCCTTTGCTTTTAGAACAGGTTTGTTAAATATCGGGGTAGAAGGCCAGTTGATTGTAGGTTGGTTTACGTCAGTATTTGTTGGAATAACGGTAGAGGCTCCTATGGCTATTCATCTTCCACTTTCTCTATTGGCCGGTGCTCTTGCTGGAGCACTGTGGGGATTTATCCCTGGTCTTTTAAAAGCCCGTTTTCAAGTGCACGAAGTTATCGTGACGATTATGATGAACTATATTGCCATGCATGTTGTAAACCATTTTATAAGGAATTTTATGCTGGAGTCTGGTCAAAGAACAGCTTTTATTCATAACTCTGCTTCTCTTTCTTCAGACTTTTTAGCTGAATTTACAAATTTTTCACGTTTACATTGGGGCTTTCTTATCGCTATAGGTGCATGTGTTCTGATGTGGTTTTTACTTTGGAAGACAAAGAAAGGCTTTGAACTTCGCTCTGTAGGATACAATCAACATGCCTCCTCTTATGCAGGGATGAATGTGAATTTAAATATCATCTTATCAATGTCTGTATCAGGCGCATTCGCTGGAGTTGGTGGAGCGATGCTTGGTTTAGGGACATACAATTATGCTAATATACTGCCTTCATTTACGAATTATGGATTTGATGGCATTGCAGTAGCGTTGTTAGGTGCTAGCTCTTCAGTCGGTATCTTTCTTTCGGCCTTCCTTTTTGGTGGCTTAAAAGAAGGGGCGAATAATATGCAAGGGCAGGCTGGTGTTGCACCAGAGCTTGTTGAGATCATTATTGCCCTCATCATTTTCTTTGTAGCCTCAAGTTATTTAATTCGTTGGATCTATACTCGATTGCAAAGCAGCAAGAAGGAGGGGAAATAAATGGATCAATTTTTATTAATCCTGTACACGATTGTACCAGCTGCGTTGATAGCAGCCACCCCTTTACTTCTAACAGCGCTCGGCGGGTTGTTTAGTGAACGATCAGGAATCGTCAACATCGGTCTTGAAGGCTTAATGGTTATGGGGGCATTTGCCGGCATTGTCGGTACTCTCTATTTTGAATCTGTCGGTTTAGGGGCGGCTTCACCATGGCTCGGTATTGTTGTCGCGATAGTTTTAGGTGCTATCTTTTCACTTTTCCATGCCGTGGCTTCTATTACATTAAAAGCAGATCAAATAGTGAGTGGTGTGGCGTTGAATTTTCTAGCTGTCGGGTTGACTGTCTTTATCGTAAGAGAAGTATTTGAACGAGGACAGACAGATACGATATCAGCTCGTATTTTTAGGACAAACGTTCCGTTATTGAGTGATATTCCAATCATTGGACCTATGTTCTTTTCAAGAATATTCGCTACAACATATATCGCTTTTATTCTGGCTGTGATCGTTTGGTACGTAGTATTTAAAACACCATTTGGATTAAGGCTCCGATCTGTTGGTGAGCATCCTATGGCTGCCGATACTATGGGGATTAAAGTGAATCGAATGCGTTACATTGGTGTCATGCTCAGTGGTGCTTTCGGTGGAATGGGTGGCGCTGTATACGCAATAACAACGGCAGGAAACTTTGCTGGTGGCACAATTGTCGGCCAAGGATTTATGGCATTAGCAGCACTTATCTTTGGTAAGTGGCATCCTCTAGGGGCTATGGGCGCAGCTATCTTTTTCGGTTTTGCTCAAGCTTTAAGTATATCTGCTCAACAAATACCGGGGCTGGCAAATGTACCACAAGTGTACATGCTCATATTACCTTACGTGTTAACTATTCTTGCCCTTGCAGGGTTTGTAGGTAAATCAGAAGGACCAAAAGCGTTGAGTCAGCCTTATGAAAAAGGCAGCAGATAACTTTTAAAGTAACAGAGTGTACTGAAGCCCTCTTATGGTCTTCAAGGACACTCTGTTTTTCATTAGATAGGAAAAATTTAGTTTCACATCCCTTATTAAAAAAAGAGTGACTACAACATGAGTCAATTCCCTGATGATGTTTTAAAAGCAACAACACGAATAATATGTAGATGTGAAAATGACTGAAACGTAAGAAGGCGACTCCCTGAGAATGAAGCATAGTCTGAAGATCCACTTTTGCGAGGTTTACCGAGCAAAAATTAACTGAAGACAAGCCCTCGAGAAAGGGCCCTCTGAAATCAAGGTCACACTCATTATTCAAATTTTGTCATTCATTCACGTAACAAATTATTTAAATGAATTAGCGGAAAGAATCTTATCATCTTAACTAGTGTATTCATACCTTAATATAGTAGGAAGAAAAAATAAAACAATTAAAAAACAGTCACACTAATAGGACTATTGTAGTATATATGTTGAAATTATTTTTTCTTCTTTCTTCTTTATTCAAGGTCTTTTATACTATTATTATGGTAACAATCATACTTTAGCAATGAGAACGTGACAAATGATACATCACTATTGTATGATATATAAGTTCATTTCAAAAAATGGCTTATATGCTAGGAACGGAAATGTATATACTAGTAACGTAGCTAGTAGAGAGGACTATTGCTAATAAGGGGCTTTAGTGCTGGCAAAGACAGAAGATGTTAGACCTGAGTTATGACTAGAAGAGGTATGCGTTCTAAATGATAGAAGCAAAAAGCTGTGTCGAGTTATTAACTCTTAATGGGTCATGAATATACTGAGTTATGTTATCAGCGGATGTATCATTTAGAAGAAAGGTGAGTGAAGTTTTGTGAACGTTAATCACATCAATGCGGTATGCCGCGCTGCAAAATCAATTATGAGTAGTCATTTTGGCATAGATATTAGCCCTAATAAGCCAACAGCTGGGAAAGGTGTCATACCTTCAGATGACATTTCCGTCGTATTAGGGGTGCATGGCGAATTATCAGGTCAAATTATTTGTACACTTGACATTGAGACAGCTAAAAAGATAGTAGGAACGATGATGGGAGGTATGACTATTGAGGTTATTGATGATATTGGTTGGAGTGCAATTCAAGAATTTGGCAACTGGGTTGCCGGTTCAACTGCTACAGAATTGTCTAAGGAAAACTGTATTATCGACGTTACCCCTCCAGTTGTTAATGATGGTCCCTCAACATACCGATCAACAAATACGTTTATTAGTGTACCGCTGGACAGTTCAATTGGAAAAATACAAGTCCACATTTCATTATCAGAAATGGCAAGCTAATGGGTGAAAAGCTAGAAGCTAACTAGACTAAATAGCAAAGAAAGATTCCACTTAATCAATTGGAATCTTTTTTTGCTTACGTTGGAATGAAACTCAATGATTCTCTATATAGGGATGTTTGAACCAAAGTATGGTCTCGATTAAAAGATAAATCATATTCATCCCCATCTGTAAAAAATCATTAACTATTAGTCCGTTCATTGCAATTTTGATAAAAAACAATTAGATTTAAAAAAGGCTTGAGTCATAAAAAAGAAAATCAAGCTGAGAAAGGATGAAACTGAAATGAATCCGTTAGATATGTCTAAATTCGAAACGAAAATTGTGGTTAGAACGATTAAGCATGATGATATAGAAAATATTATAGAATTGTCGAGGCTCTGCTTCCCTAATATGGAACCATGGAAACGATCACACTTAATAAGTCACTTGGAGATGTTTCCAGAAGGGCAATTTTGTGTAGAAATAGAAGGTCAAATTATTGGTTCATGTTCCAGTCTTATTATAAATTTCGATGAATATGATGATCAGCATACGTGGGCTGAAATAACCGATGAAGGTTACATTACCAATCATGACCCAGATGGCTATAATTTATATGGAATCGAAGTAGCTGTGCATCCCGACTTTCGCAGAATGAAGATTGGTCGGAGGCTCTATGAGGCAAGAAAAGAACTAGCAAGAAATATGAATTTAAAGAGTATTATTATTGGAGGAAGAATTCCTAATTATCGAATGCATGCTAATGATTTAACACCTCGACAGTATGTGGAAGAGGTATTGCATCATAATATATATGACCCTGTTTTAACTTTCCAAATAATGAACGGATTTACGTTAAAGCGAATAAATAGGAATTATCTTATAGATGATGAAGCGTCAATGAAATATGCCACACTTATGGAGTGGAATAATGTTGATTATAGACCGACAACTAAGCGACATTTCAAGACATCATTTCCAGTTAGAATTTGTGCTATTCAATATATGATGAAAAAAATTAATTCATTTGAAGAGTTTGCTCAGCAATGTGACTATTACGCTGACGTAGGAGCAAGCTATGCGTCTGATTTTGTAGTTTTTCCAGAGATATTCACGACACAACTTTTATCTTTTATAGAAGAAAAAAGTGCTAGCCAAGCTATTAGACGATTGACCGAGTTTACAGAAGACTATATTAATTTATTCAATAATTTAGCCATTAAATATAATGTGAATATAATAGGTGGTTCTCACTTTGTGGAAGAGGACGGTAAAATATTTAACATTGCTTACTTATTTAGACGAGATGGTACGATTGAAAAACAATATAAGATTCACATTACACCTAATGAACGAAAATTTTGGGGGATACACGGTGGTGACAAAGTAGAGGTATTTGA
The genomic region above belongs to Bacillus sp. A301a_S52 and contains:
- a CDS encoding ABC transporter ATP-binding protein, which translates into the protein MEYVIEMNNIRKEFPGIVANDNITLQVKQGEIHALLGENGAGKSTLMNVLFGLYQPEKGDIKVRGEKVDISDPNVANDLGIGMVHQHFMLVQNFTVTENIILGSEPVKRGKIDHRKAAKDVADISDQYGLRVDPNAKIENISVGMQQRVEILKTLYRGADILIFDEPTAALTPQEIKELIQIMKNLIKEGKSIILITHKLKEIMQVCDRCTVIRRGKGIGTVNVADSTENSLAEMMVGREVTFAVDKTAATPKEVVLSVKDLHVQDSRGVDMVNGLNLDVRAGEIIGVAGVEGNGQSELIEAITGLNVPKKGTIHLSGEDITSYKPRKVTEAGIGHIPQDRHKHGLVLDFTVGENILLQTYYQKPYTSNGILNYPRMYDKARQLIEEYDVRTPSERTLARALSGGNQQKAIIAREVDRSPDLLIAAQPTRGLDVGAIEFIHKKLVEERDKGRAVLLVSLELDEVLNLSDRIAVIYEGKIVAIVDAKATSEKELGLLMAGGKKEAGEQQS
- a CDS encoding chemotaxis protein CheC, which codes for MNVNHINAVCRAAKSIMSSHFGIDISPNKPTAGKGVIPSDDISVVLGVHGELSGQIICTLDIETAKKIVGTMMGGMTIEVIDDIGWSAIQEFGNWVAGSTATELSKENCIIDVTPPVVNDGPSTYRSTNTFISVPLDSSIGKIQVHISLSEMAS
- a CDS encoding ABC transporter permease — protein: MTNLVKNKLFGLVIPLIAIGFGFLAGAVIMLVSGNNPIDGYVALFQGVFGDAYYFGETLQRMTPLIFSGLAVAFAFRTGLLNIGVEGQLIVGWFTSVFVGITVEAPMAIHLPLSLLAGALAGALWGFIPGLLKARFQVHEVIVTIMMNYIAMHVVNHFIRNFMLESGQRTAFIHNSASLSSDFLAEFTNFSRLHWGFLIAIGACVLMWFLLWKTKKGFELRSVGYNQHASSYAGMNVNLNIILSMSVSGAFAGVGGAMLGLGTYNYANILPSFTNYGFDGIAVALLGASSSVGIFLSAFLFGGLKEGANNMQGQAGVAPELVEIIIALIIFFVASSYLIRWIYTRLQSSKKEGK
- a CDS encoding ABC transporter permease, with amino-acid sequence MDQFLLILYTIVPAALIAATPLLLTALGGLFSERSGIVNIGLEGLMVMGAFAGIVGTLYFESVGLGAASPWLGIVVAIVLGAIFSLFHAVASITLKADQIVSGVALNFLAVGLTVFIVREVFERGQTDTISARIFRTNVPLLSDIPIIGPMFFSRIFATTYIAFILAVIVWYVVFKTPFGLRLRSVGEHPMAADTMGIKVNRMRYIGVMLSGAFGGMGGAVYAITTAGNFAGGTIVGQGFMALAALIFGKWHPLGAMGAAIFFGFAQALSISAQQIPGLANVPQVYMLILPYVLTILALAGFVGKSEGPKALSQPYEKGSR
- a CDS encoding GNAT family N-acetyltransferase; protein product: MNPLDMSKFETKIVVRTIKHDDIENIIELSRLCFPNMEPWKRSHLISHLEMFPEGQFCVEIEGQIIGSCSSLIINFDEYDDQHTWAEITDEGYITNHDPDGYNLYGIEVAVHPDFRRMKIGRRLYEARKELARNMNLKSIIIGGRIPNYRMHANDLTPRQYVEEVLHHNIYDPVLTFQIMNGFTLKRINRNYLIDDEASMKYATLMEWNNVDYRPTTKRHFKTSFPVRICAIQYMMKKINSFEEFAQQCDYYADVGASYASDFVVFPEIFTTQLLSFIEEKSASQAIRRLTEFTEDYINLFNNLAIKYNVNIIGGSHFVEEDGKIFNIAYLFRRDGTIEKQYKIHITPNERKFWGIHGGDKVEVFDTDCGKIAIQICYDIEFPELARIATEKGANIIFTPFCTDERQGYLRVRYCAQARAIENQVYTMIAGTVGNLTHVENMDIQYAQSGIFTPSDFAFPRDGIVGECHPNIETVVVGDVDLELLRRHRKSGNVTQWRDRRKDLYRVDYDC